One window from the genome of Cucumis melo cultivar AY chromosome 10, USDA_Cmelo_AY_1.0, whole genome shotgun sequence encodes:
- the LOC103489257 gene encoding uncharacterized protein LOC103489257 has product MLLQFSDPSKLKTKMCVFEDKFIARDSGTLEQLKEMTSRRRVIEESINETSSITDAIAREMSGGLSSHTQQVLHKLQQYLPLLENFISQVDMLDYNLRIVQWTSDLKIRWSSALSSSLLFHLRGPKFFQIDNLRFEVGMMLSLYGAFLRQRALEVISEDQVQSATFFREAAGVYQYLAEEILPTIQHCLPSERPPEVIPSTSAAMSLICLAEAQAVTSMRAEEKGTIPSLLAKLHYGIVELLNESANHLHISSGESKDMSSNFLEFLSAFRALHELMSRKNLAKELMSGGQSGVAIGVLRYALTDVKKEMPRENSWKLVFGIEIDIVTETLRKFERENEIVWHKKIPSRDELPTPVGTQIVKSIPYNPKKWERDLAFKI; this is encoded by the exons ATGCTGCTGCAATTTTCAGACCCATCCAAGCTTAAAACCAAGATG TGTGTGTTTGAGGACAAATTCATTGCACGTGATTCTGGTACACTTGAACAACTGAAGGAGATGACTTCTAGGCGTAGAGTTATCGAGGAATCCATTAATGAAACTAGCTCTATCACAGATGCCATTGCAAGAGAAATGTCTGGCGGGTTGTCTTCACACACTCAACAG GTCCTTCACAAACTACAGCAATATCTGCCCTTGTTGGAAAATTTTATTTCCCAAGTTGATATGCTCGATTATAACCTCAGGATAGTTCAGTGGACTTCAGACTTAAAGATACGATGGTCGAGTGCTCTGAGCTCATCTTTGTTATTTCATCTTAGGGGTCCAAAGTTTTTCCAAATAGATAACTTGAGGTTTGAGGTAGGGATGATGCTTTCTTTATATGGCGCTTTTCTCAGGCAGAGGGCATTAGAAGTTATATCAGAAG ATCAAGTGCAATCTGCGACCTTTTTCAGAGAAGCTGCCGGGGTTTATCAATATCTTGCTGAGGAGATTCTTCCAACCATCCAACACTGCCTGCCTTCTGAAAGGCCACCAGAAGTTATTCCATCCACTTCTGCTGCGATGAGTCTTATTTGTTTAGCTGAGGCTCAG GCTGTCACATCGATGCGGGCAGAAGAAAAGGGAACTATTCCTAGTCTTTTGGCAAAGCTACATTATGGTATTGTTGAATTACTCAATGAATCAGCTAATCATTTACACATAAGTTCTGGAGAAAGCAAAGATATGTCCTCAAACTTTCTG GAATTTCTATCAGCTTTCAGAGCTCTACATGAGTTGATGAGTCGGAAAAATCTTGCAAAAGAACTAATGTCTGGTGGCCAGTCTGGAGTTGCTATAGGAGTTCTTAGATATGCATTAACTGATGTCAAAAAGGAAATGCCAAGAGAAAATTCATGGAAACTCGTTTTCGGAATAGAAATAGATATTGTAACCGAAACGCTCAGGAAGTTTGAACGCGAGAATGAAATTGTATGGCATAAGAAAATTCCTTCAAGAGATGAGTTGCCAACGCCTGTAGGTACCCAAATCGTCAAATCCATACCTTATAATCCCAAAAAATGGGAGAGAGACCTAGCATTTAAAATATGA
- the LOC103489256 gene encoding uncharacterized protein LOC103489256 isoform X1, giving the protein MAAVQCTSFCKPFSTTRAFSPSSFTLSISRTSYPTLKASSSLLNLSISRSNRVVPAVIAEESADGATVSATDAFNLTYLEGNSWLWEVGGLSILVDPILVGSLDFGISWLYEASKKILKNFQLSELPEFDCLLITQSLDDHCHLKTLRPLSKKSPNVKVIATPNAKTLLDPLFSNVTYLEPGQSSVVEAKNGSQVLIKATAGPVLGPPWQRPENGYLVVSPQGQLTLYYEPHCSYDKEFLGKERADIVITPVIKQLLPYFTLVSGQEDAVQLAKLLHAKFIVPMNNGDMDSKGLLASLISAEGTIGSFKELLSRELPEAVVLEPTPGVPLNISPSSDQA; this is encoded by the exons ATGGCCGCTGTACAGTGCACAAGCTTCTGCAAACCATTTAGCACCACAAGAGCTTTCTCCCCTTCTTCATTTACCCTTTCAATTTCCCGTACGAGTTATCCCACTTTGAAAGCTTCCAGTTCATTGCTGAACCTCTCGATCTCCAG GTCGAATAGGGTTGTTCCGGCTGTGATTGCAGAAGAGAGTGCTGATGGGGCGACTGTTTCTGCCACTGATGCGTTCAATCTAACTTATCTGGAG GGAAATAGTTGGTTGTGGGAAGTGGGCGGATTAAGCATTTTGGTAGATCCTATTTTGGTTGGTAGTCTTGATTTTGGTATCTCATGGCTTTATGAGGCCTCAAAGAAGATATTGAAGAATTTCCAG TTGAGTGAACTTCCTGAATTTGACTGCTTGCTCATTACACAAAGCCTTGATGATCACTGCCATTTGAAGACCTTGAGGCCTCTCTCTAAGAAGTCCCCAAATGTAAAGGTTATAGCAACTCCAAATGCAAAGACACTGTTGGATCCACTTTTCAGCAAT GTCACTTATCTAGAACCTGGTCAGAGTTCAGTTGTTGAAGCAAAAAATGGTTCTCAAGTACTCATTAAAGCCACTGCCGGACCAGTACTAGGTCCTCCTTGGCAGCGTCCTGAGAACGG GTATCTTGTTGTTTCTCCCCAAGGCCAGCTGACTCTTTATTATGAACCTCATTGCTCTTACGACAAGGAATTTTTGGGGAAAGAAAGGGCTGATATTGTCATCACACCTGTGATAAAGCAGCTTCTTCCCTATTTTACTCTCGTTTCTGGACAAGAAGATGCAGTTCAGCTTGCAAAGCTACTGCATGCAAA ATTCATCGTGCCAATGAATAATGGAGATATGGATAGCAAAGGGCTTCTTGCAAGCTTAATCAGTGCGGAAGGGACAATTGGATCTTTCAAG